From candidate division WOR-3 bacterium, one genomic window encodes:
- a CDS encoding PDZ domain-containing protein translates to MKKTVLASTLLIFAAGGILLIGCRSTPQGTPLGSTYTVMDKPEVWKVPAKTGAQLAGLKVGDVIISYDENPIADLSDLNQAIAGAKDKTGTVKLVVLRDGKEINLEVKASQLEFIPIARRYSASLAKALEDIMAHFGQTGYYDWLAGLTTESFSINVLEEDCASWGYNGTAEIYLEDLENLTGLSVKQLWRSAENKETADEKSSALLPLLKDALNRGEAVLVWGGWSQNPYLWGIAARFNAPDSTIYGYTIGTGQEQPLTLEKVQAVYEVKCRGKVSPDPADLLTAVLDKALEQGLASTDSGWHSGLEAYDIILKKLSQFPMCPEGADIATNHFYRLVWSLISSKESANRLLEDMKEALPEKTALLDEAMARNRAIIGKLEGIAAAHLPLNSMENQQKLARSIVEIQAIENDLLGLYEEIIGEL, encoded by the coding sequence ATGAAGAAAACAGTTTTAGCCTCAACCCTATTGATATTCGCCGCTGGTGGTATATTGCTAATAGGCTGTCGTTCCACTCCTCAGGGTACGCCCCTGGGCAGCACTTACACAGTGATGGACAAACCGGAAGTCTGGAAAGTACCGGCGAAAACCGGTGCCCAGCTTGCTGGTTTAAAAGTGGGCGATGTCATCATCAGCTATGACGAAAACCCCATCGCGGACCTTAGCGACCTGAACCAGGCTATTGCCGGAGCAAAAGACAAGACCGGCACCGTAAAACTGGTCGTGTTGCGGGACGGCAAAGAAATCAACCTTGAGGTAAAAGCCAGCCAACTGGAATTCATACCCATTGCGCGGCGCTACTCTGCCAGTCTGGCAAAAGCGCTTGAAGACATAATGGCACACTTTGGTCAAACCGGCTATTACGACTGGCTTGCCGGACTCACCACCGAAAGCTTTTCAATCAATGTATTAGAAGAAGATTGCGCCTCCTGGGGTTATAACGGTACCGCAGAAATCTATCTTGAAGACCTGGAAAATCTTACCGGACTATCGGTGAAACAGCTCTGGCGTTCCGCAGAAAATAAAGAAACCGCTGATGAGAAGTCTTCTGCGCTTCTCCCTTTGCTCAAAGACGCCCTGAATCGTGGCGAAGCGGTACTTGTCTGGGGAGGCTGGTCGCAAAATCCTTATCTCTGGGGTATTGCCGCCCGATTTAATGCCCCCGACTCCACAATCTACGGCTACACCATCGGCACCGGTCAGGAGCAACCGCTCACTCTGGAAAAGGTTCAGGCGGTTTATGAAGTAAAATGTCGGGGCAAAGTCAGCCCGGACCCTGCTGACCTGTTAACCGCTGTCCTTGACAAGGCACTGGAACAGGGTCTGGCATCCACCGACTCAGGCTGGCACTCCGGACTTGAAGCCTACGACATCATCTTAAAAAAGTTAAGCCAATTTCCAATGTGTCCCGAGGGCGCTGATATTGCCACCAACCATTTCTACCGGCTGGTCTGGAGCCTGATTTCCAGCAAAGAAAGCGCCAACCGGCTCCTGGAAGATATGAAAGAGGCGCTACCAGAAAAAACCGCCCTCCTTGATGAAGCGATGGCACGCAACCGGGCAATCATCGGCAAACTGGAAGGGATTGCCGCTGCCCATCTGCCGCTCAACAGCATGGAAAACCAGCAAAAACTGGCGCGCAGCATAGTAGAGATTCAGGCAATTGAAAACGACCTGCTCGGGCTTTACGAAGAGATTATCGGCGAACTGTAA
- a CDS encoding class I SAM-dependent methyltransferase codes for MPKKYTVIETWIVNEVKPVESNSAEQTYERLEKVAGALPVLDVPQDLTQESHFVDEALIRDFVVHINPARQVLDIGCGDGWPLLRIAPFFESVTGIDAAERRVANAKTNAERLGLKNVTVRKMSALNLEFPDESFDGVTAATAIEQTPDPYQALREIFRVLKPGGKLRVYFETFAENSKGVIESVFVSETDDALGYHYVLKHSSPPWERSYLVKFSPTPEMKEEFRRLKDLIERLGSIPTQAPEIGLEFLERNQSRITGGSWYELEHFTSATMKQTLEEIGFTDVRICYSAGTFARKIWSGIAMDGLNAVQLKDLAQALAELTVTVEAASVPGEPITASKPE; via the coding sequence ATGCCCAAAAAATACACTGTTATTGAAACCTGGATTGTTAATGAAGTAAAACCGGTTGAATCAAACAGCGCCGAGCAGACTTATGAAAGATTGGAAAAAGTTGCCGGTGCGCTACCGGTCCTTGATGTTCCCCAGGACCTTACCCAGGAAAGCCATTTCGTTGACGAAGCGTTAATCCGGGACTTTGTTGTTCATATCAACCCCGCCCGTCAGGTCCTTGACATTGGTTGTGGCGATGGCTGGCCTCTGCTCCGTATTGCGCCCTTCTTTGAATCGGTAACCGGCATCGACGCTGCTGAACGCCGGGTTGCCAACGCCAAAACCAACGCCGAGCGGCTCGGGTTAAAAAATGTTACCGTGAGAAAAATGTCCGCCCTTAACCTCGAATTCCCGGACGAATCGTTTGATGGCGTCACCGCTGCCACCGCGATTGAACAGACGCCGGACCCATATCAAGCGCTACGCGAAATCTTCCGGGTCTTAAAACCGGGCGGCAAACTCCGGGTTTATTTTGAAACTTTCGCCGAGAACAGCAAAGGCGTAATCGAAAGCGTATTTGTCAGTGAAACCGATGATGCGCTTGGTTATCATTATGTGTTAAAGCACTCCAGCCCGCCCTGGGAACGAAGTTACCTTGTTAAATTCTCGCCCACACCGGAGATGAAAGAGGAGTTTCGCCGCCTTAAAGACCTGATTGAACGGCTCGGTTCCATTCCGACCCAGGCGCCCGAAATCGGGCTGGAGTTTCTCGAGCGCAACCAGTCTCGCATCACCGGCGGTTCCTGGTACGAACTGGAACACTTCACCAGCGCAACGATGAAACAGACGCTTGAAGAGATCGGGTTCACCGATGTTCGGATATGTTATTCCGCCGGCACATTTGCCCGTAAAATCTGGTCCGGCATCGCTATGGATGGACTGAATGCGGTCCAGTTAAAAGACTTGGCGCAGGCGCTGGCAGAACTCACCGTAACTGTTGAGGCAGCATCTGTGCCCGGTGAGCCCATAACAGCGTCCAAACCAGAATAA
- a CDS encoding DUF4249 family protein — translation MRYCTGLFIFVLLFLACETPPGEKFEPRMCIHCLLHNGIAPVRAKVNRSYKVNEPYNPIFLNASARVWSRNGAWQLFYVNEDLYQTQEAVFVNEGDTFYIAVTHPDFDTVTGRTVVPGGFEINFPRPGDTVSINDSMVWTRSQHCRGYYMAFHRIEFGDTFYIDLLVPNDSFAPNYDSTRVKVARMFFLYLVAPPPDSPPKPCTLHLWALDTNYFNWVAAGGLVAGGQSVPESTHLWGGLGVFGSAVERAVPVFVRSDTAYLPPRCKPR, via the coding sequence ATGCGCTACTGCACCGGACTCTTTATCTTCGTTCTCCTGTTTCTCGCCTGCGAAACACCACCCGGTGAAAAGTTTGAACCCCGGATGTGCATCCACTGCCTGCTCCATAACGGCATAGCACCAGTCCGGGCAAAAGTCAACCGCTCCTATAAGGTGAATGAGCCCTACAATCCCATCTTCCTTAATGCCTCTGCCCGGGTCTGGTCCAGAAATGGCGCATGGCAACTCTTCTATGTTAACGAAGACCTGTATCAGACTCAGGAAGCGGTCTTCGTAAACGAGGGTGACACATTCTACATCGCCGTCACCCATCCTGATTTTGACACCGTTACCGGAAGAACCGTTGTTCCGGGCGGGTTTGAAATTAACTTTCCCCGTCCCGGTGACACGGTATCAATCAACGACTCAATGGTGTGGACCCGAAGTCAGCACTGTCGTGGTTACTATATGGCTTTCCATCGGATTGAATTCGGCGACACCTTCTACATCGACCTGCTCGTTCCCAACGATTCCTTTGCCCCGAACTACGACTCCACCCGGGTCAAAGTCGCCCGGATGTTCTTCTTGTATCTAGTTGCGCCCCCGCCGGACTCACCACCCAAACCCTGCACCCTTCATCTCTGGGCGCTGGATACCAACTACTTTAACTGGGTTGCCGCGGGTGGTTTAGTTGCCGGTGGTCAAAGTGTGCCTGAATCAACCCATCTCTGGGGCGGGCTGGGTGTTTTTGGTTCGGCGGTAGAACGCGCTGTTCCGGTATTTGTCCGTTCCGACACCGCCTATCTACCGCCGCGGTGCAAACCACGCTAA
- a CDS encoding TonB-dependent receptor, with protein sequence MPLFSIKMLFLVLTLVFNLSSGGTGAINGFVKDESTGEPLGYANVELKNTGIGNITNSKGYFYLGEIPEGEYQLEVSFIGYRSLIKQVTVRSGKVLTLNLELKPEPVPVGEVKVTAERARFEREVQVSATRLDTRQLVLVPRLGGEVDLFRTVQLLPGVITVSDFSNKLYIRGGSPDQNLILLDGITVYNPSHLFGIFSPFVPEAVSEVTLLAGGFGAKYGGRLSSVLDVTTREGNSKNYTGSGSVSVIAAKALAEGPLPHGSFLIAGRRTYLPDLMLKIFDVKGLGYYFYDLMGKVNYLPSEDYRFSLAGLAAEDVLSFWDPANPNTFKAKLPWGNRGISLRGNAILTPIIYGELMFAWSNFFSRFDVDFANTSDVTMKTDLTSWTLKADFTAYPADRHTLNFGLEAQANRMGMNIRFDTFNFNFPDTLFPLALYLEDKWEILPEKLFLKPGWRISYYSNGNRLEPEPRLGIKFRPEKNTALNIALGRFTQPLITLNSTEPVLSIYDVWVPVPKNRKTPTAYHYIAGIERWFSHNITIQLEAYYKDYNNLLETRYGDFFTPPESLLFADGYSCGTELLLRKTAGNISGWLAYSFMWTRRSTQGTTYFPHYDRRHNLNLVVTVLVLPHIDLTFRWTLGSGLPYAGIIGYYPKQVEKPGGGTEQRWEFINGPRDAFRYPIYHRLDLGLETNVPNRVGPFELSFFLDVINLYNAKNVLLYYWDVSPTGLLERHQVNMLPILPTLGFKAKF encoded by the coding sequence GTGCCGCTCTTCTCGATAAAAATGCTGTTCTTGGTACTCACGCTTGTTTTTAACCTTTCTTCGGGCGGTACCGGCGCCATCAACGGCTTTGTTAAAGACGAATCCACCGGCGAACCGCTCGGCTATGCCAATGTTGAATTAAAGAACACCGGCATCGGCAATATCACCAACTCTAAGGGCTACTTTTACCTTGGTGAGATACCCGAGGGTGAGTATCAACTTGAGGTGTCATTTATCGGCTACCGAAGTTTGATAAAACAGGTTACGGTGCGGAGCGGAAAGGTTTTAACCCTGAATCTTGAACTCAAACCCGAACCGGTCCCGGTGGGCGAAGTCAAGGTCACCGCGGAACGGGCACGATTCGAGCGCGAGGTTCAAGTTTCCGCCACCCGCCTTGACACCAGGCAACTGGTGCTTGTGCCTCGCCTGGGCGGTGAGGTGGATTTATTCCGCACCGTCCAGCTTCTGCCGGGTGTAATCACCGTCTCTGACTTCTCGAACAAACTATATATCCGCGGTGGCTCACCTGACCAGAACCTCATCCTCCTTGATGGTATCACCGTTTACAACCCATCCCATCTGTTTGGCATATTTTCACCTTTTGTGCCGGAAGCGGTTTCTGAGGTCACCCTCCTTGCCGGTGGATTTGGCGCAAAGTACGGCGGCAGACTCTCCTCGGTTCTTGATGTCACCACCCGCGAGGGCAACTCCAAAAATTACACCGGTTCCGGCTCAGTTTCGGTCATCGCCGCCAAAGCGCTTGCCGAAGGACCGCTTCCGCACGGCTCCTTCCTCATCGCTGGTCGGCGCACCTACCTGCCCGATTTAATGTTGAAGATTTTCGATGTCAAGGGCTTGGGTTACTACTTCTATGACCTGATGGGAAAAGTTAACTACCTCCCGAGCGAAGATTACCGTTTTAGCCTTGCTGGTCTGGCAGCCGAAGATGTCCTATCTTTCTGGGACCCAGCAAACCCCAACACCTTCAAGGCAAAACTGCCCTGGGGCAACCGCGGCATCTCATTGCGCGGGAACGCAATATTAACCCCGATTATCTACGGTGAATTGATGTTTGCCTGGAGCAACTTCTTCTCCCGGTTTGATGTTGACTTCGCCAACACGAGCGATGTCACGATGAAAACCGACCTCACCAGCTGGACCTTAAAGGCAGACTTCACCGCTTACCCGGCGGACAGGCACACCCTGAATTTCGGCCTTGAGGCACAGGCAAATCGGATGGGAATGAACATCCGCTTTGACACCTTCAACTTCAATTTCCCCGACACCCTGTTTCCGCTCGCCCTCTACCTTGAAGACAAGTGGGAAATCCTGCCCGAAAAACTTTTCCTTAAACCCGGCTGGCGCATTTCCTACTACTCCAACGGCAACCGTCTTGAGCCTGAACCCCGTTTGGGCATCAAATTCCGCCCCGAGAAAAACACCGCTCTCAACATCGCCCTCGGTAGATTCACCCAGCCCCTTATCACCTTAAATTCAACCGAACCGGTTCTCTCCATCTACGATGTGTGGGTACCGGTGCCGAAAAATCGTAAAACCCCAACTGCCTATCACTACATCGCCGGAATTGAACGATGGTTCAGTCATAACATCACCATTCAGCTGGAAGCGTATTACAAAGATTACAACAACCTCCTTGAAACCCGCTACGGCGACTTCTTCACCCCGCCGGAATCGCTTCTTTTTGCCGACGGCTACTCGTGCGGAACCGAACTTCTGTTGCGTAAAACCGCTGGTAACATCAGCGGCTGGCTTGCCTACTCCTTTATGTGGACCAGGCGCTCAACTCAAGGTACAACCTACTTCCCCCATTACGACCGGCGCCACAACCTAAACCTTGTCGTCACCGTTCTGGTTCTACCGCACATCGACCTGACTTTCCGCTGGACTCTGGGCAGCGGTTTACCCTACGCCGGCATCATCGGCTACTACCCGAAACAGGTCGAAAAACCAGGCGGTGGTACCGAACAGCGTTGGGAATTCATCAACGGTCCACGCGACGCCTTCCGTTATCCGATTTACCACCGTCTTGACCTCGGCTTGGAAACAAACGTGCCCAACCGAGTCGGTCCATTTGAACTCAGTTTCTTCCTTGATGTCATCAACCTCTACAATGCGAAAAACGTTCTCCTCTACTACTGGGATGTTTCCCCTACAGGCCTTCTGGAACGCCATCAGGTTAATATGTTGCCCATCCTGCCCACACTTGGATTCAAGGCAAAATTCTGA
- a CDS encoding flavodoxin family protein codes for MTAKKKILVLEGSPRRGNTEIVTDWVLKGLGKKGYEINRLRVCDLNINGCQECEGCIDYKHTAGCQQEDDMLEVYDLMIDSDLIIWTSPIFCWGVTSQLKAVVDRCFALLNGENLLKGSKWAVVLTAGGDHFDGADLAVEMFRRLAEFGKVDYLGQFVATNCSRPQQLKKNQTIAAEAQRFGKELRAALIK; via the coding sequence ATGACTGCGAAGAAAAAGATTTTAGTGCTTGAAGGCAGCCCGCGGCGTGGTAACACCGAAATTGTCACCGACTGGGTTTTAAAAGGATTAGGTAAAAAGGGGTACGAAATCAATCGACTCCGGGTGTGCGATTTAAACATCAACGGCTGTCAGGAGTGCGAAGGCTGTATCGACTACAAGCACACCGCCGGCTGTCAGCAGGAAGACGATATGCTTGAAGTTTATGACCTGATGATAGATAGTGATTTAATCATCTGGACCAGCCCGATTTTCTGCTGGGGTGTTACCAGCCAGCTCAAGGCGGTGGTTGACCGCTGTTTCGCCCTCCTGAACGGCGAAAACCTCCTGAAAGGTAGTAAATGGGCGGTTGTTTTAACCGCCGGTGGCGACCATTTTGACGGTGCCGACCTGGCGGTTGAAATGTTTCGCCGGCTGGCAGAGTTCGGCAAAGTTGATTACCTCGGGCAGTTTGTTGCCACCAACTGCTCCCGCCCCCAGCAGTTGAAGAAAAACCAAACAATCGCCGCCGAAGCCCAGCGGTTTGGCAAGGAACTGCGTGCCGCATTAATCAAGTAG
- a CDS encoding nitroreductase family protein, which translates to MESAFLNLCLMRRSVRKFREQPVEKEKLELCLEAARLAPSADNGQPWRFLVFDDPAKKQALAEAVFKGVFAVSKHFARAPVLVALLLKESFVINRLGGGAAGTPFQFIDAGIAGEHFVLAAAEQGLGTCWIGWFDTRALLKHLGLGSKYRAVALIAVGYPAEELKPRTPKRKPIEEIAFWNSAPK; encoded by the coding sequence ATGGAAAGCGCATTCTTAAACCTCTGCCTTATGCGCCGTTCGGTGCGAAAGTTCCGCGAACAACCGGTTGAGAAAGAAAAGTTAGAACTGTGCCTTGAAGCCGCCCGCCTTGCGCCCTCAGCCGACAACGGTCAACCCTGGCGTTTTTTAGTTTTTGACGACCCGGCGAAAAAACAGGCACTGGCTGAGGCTGTATTTAAAGGGGTCTTCGCTGTATCAAAACATTTTGCCCGGGCACCGGTCCTCGTCGCACTGCTATTGAAAGAAAGTTTTGTAATTAACCGCTTGGGCGGCGGTGCTGCCGGAACACCGTTTCAGTTTATCGACGCCGGAATTGCCGGAGAGCACTTTGTCCTTGCTGCAGCGGAACAGGGGTTGGGTACCTGCTGGATTGGCTGGTTTGACACCCGGGCACTTTTAAAACACCTCGGGCTTGGTTCGAAATATCGTGCGGTTGCCCTGATTGCGGTTGGCTATCCGGCAGAAGAACTAAAACCCCGTACGCCGAAGCGCAAACCCATTGAGGAAATTGCCTTCTGGAACTCGGCCCCGAAATAA
- the polA gene encoding DNA polymerase I, translating to MKRLVLIDGHSVLYRSFFAFIRNPLRNSRGENTSAPFGFANTIRKVIKELKPDFCAVVFDAPGKTFREELFADYKAQRPKVPDELKASIPVVKEMVQAWGVKVFEVPGVEADDVIGTLAEQGKSEGIEVVVVSSDKDMLQLVTEGVKVYDPWKEFFFTPVEVKEKLGVNPEQVPEFLALAGDTVDNIPGVPGIGPKRALDILLKYGGLEEALKRDERLKGYQDVIKTSKQLAVIKRDAPIAVRWDDLRIKDVDRERLMEIYRRLEFSSLLKELAIDEGANEEGFKDLKVVEFGFRELEQIFGEGVLGVYYERDKGLWIYGRNETALCVPMQEIELLLRLSRSKGAIYAGFEMKQVVKELMKMGIDEWTDIFDVGVGAWLVDPNRKRFELSDVSAQILGRAFRAEGGAEKAALAYQIYRALLPQIQALGLEPVAQKLEMPLIFVLARMERRGVKIDIKFLAELEDELVAEQNRVEKKIHDCAGVVFNVGSPKQLAQVLFERLKLPRGRRTKTGYSTSSDVLIELVDAHPIVKEVLRYRELDKLISTYLKPLREVAEKSTQRVYTNFNQTGTSTGRLSSSEPNLQNIPIRGELGRKVRRAFIADDGMVLISADYSQIELRILAHFTEDERLIELFEQGKDIHAATAAAILRIPLDAVTEEHRRIAKMVNYGIIYGMGDWGLSSRMDIPVEQARAFIEEYYRNFPGVAKWRERAFAEARSQGFVRTIAGRIRPVPGVMSSDRQTVEAAQRAALNAPMQGSAADIMKKAMIAIDQRMREQGFKGGIVIQIHDELVVEVEEARVDEAKEIVKGEMEGAWRLRVPLVVELGVGQNWGEAH from the coding sequence GTGAAACGGCTTGTCCTGATCGATGGTCATTCGGTGTTGTACCGGAGTTTTTTTGCTTTTATCCGGAATCCGTTGCGAAATTCCCGGGGCGAAAATACCTCAGCACCGTTTGGGTTTGCCAATACCATCCGCAAGGTGATTAAAGAGTTGAAACCGGACTTTTGTGCGGTTGTTTTTGATGCGCCGGGGAAAACCTTCCGGGAGGAACTTTTTGCCGATTACAAGGCGCAGCGGCCTAAAGTTCCGGACGAACTGAAAGCCTCAATTCCTGTGGTTAAGGAGATGGTACAGGCGTGGGGGGTTAAAGTTTTTGAGGTGCCGGGGGTGGAGGCGGATGATGTTATTGGCACGCTCGCCGAGCAGGGCAAAAGTGAGGGAATAGAGGTTGTCGTCGTAAGTTCGGATAAAGATATGCTTCAGTTGGTGACGGAAGGAGTTAAGGTCTACGACCCGTGGAAGGAGTTTTTTTTCACTCCGGTGGAGGTCAAGGAGAAACTGGGTGTGAATCCCGAACAGGTACCCGAATTTTTAGCCCTTGCCGGTGATACGGTTGACAATATTCCGGGTGTACCGGGAATCGGACCGAAACGGGCACTCGATATCTTATTAAAGTACGGCGGATTGGAAGAAGCACTAAAGCGGGATGAGCGGTTGAAGGGTTATCAGGATGTGATAAAGACAAGTAAACAACTGGCGGTTATCAAACGGGATGCACCGATCGCAGTGCGCTGGGACGATTTGAGGATAAAGGATGTAGACCGCGAAAGACTGATGGAGATTTATCGCCGTCTCGAGTTTAGTTCTCTTCTGAAGGAGTTGGCGATTGATGAAGGCGCCAACGAAGAGGGGTTTAAAGATTTGAAAGTTGTTGAGTTTGGTTTCAGGGAACTGGAACAAATTTTTGGCGAGGGAGTTTTGGGGGTGTATTACGAACGGGATAAGGGGCTCTGGATTTACGGCCGTAACGAAACGGCGCTGTGCGTGCCGATGCAGGAGATAGAATTGTTGTTGCGATTGAGTAGGTCGAAAGGTGCAATCTATGCCGGGTTCGAGATGAAGCAGGTTGTGAAAGAGCTGATGAAGATGGGTATTGATGAGTGGACAGATATTTTTGATGTGGGTGTGGGTGCGTGGCTTGTGGACCCAAATCGGAAACGGTTCGAGTTGAGTGATGTGAGTGCCCAGATTTTGGGGCGTGCGTTCCGGGCTGAGGGCGGAGCAGAAAAGGCGGCACTGGCTTATCAGATTTATCGGGCGCTACTACCGCAAATCCAGGCGCTGGGTTTAGAACCGGTTGCCCAAAAACTAGAGATGCCGCTGATTTTTGTGCTTGCCCGGATGGAGCGTCGGGGGGTCAAGATTGACATAAAGTTCCTTGCCGAACTGGAGGATGAGCTGGTTGCAGAACAGAACAGGGTCGAGAAAAAGATTCACGACTGCGCGGGGGTCGTATTTAATGTTGGTTCCCCGAAACAGTTAGCGCAGGTTCTTTTCGAACGGTTGAAACTGCCCCGGGGCAGGCGAACCAAAACCGGCTACTCTACCAGTTCTGATGTTCTCATCGAACTGGTTGATGCACATCCAATTGTTAAGGAGGTTTTGCGTTATCGGGAACTGGACAAATTAATCTCTACCTATCTTAAACCCCTGCGGGAAGTGGCAGAGAAAAGCACCCAGCGGGTATACACCAATTTTAACCAGACGGGAACAAGTACTGGTCGGCTGTCCAGTTCCGAGCCCAATTTGCAAAATATTCCGATTCGGGGTGAACTGGGAAGGAAGGTGCGGCGGGCGTTTATTGCTGATGATGGGATGGTGTTAATCTCCGCCGATTACTCTCAAATTGAGTTGCGAATTCTGGCACATTTTACTGAAGATGAACGCTTGATTGAACTGTTTGAACAGGGGAAGGATATTCACGCCGCAACGGCAGCGGCGATTCTTCGTATACCGCTCGATGCGGTAACCGAGGAACATCGTCGGATTGCAAAGATGGTAAACTATGGAATTATATATGGGATGGGGGATTGGGGTCTTTCGTCACGGATGGATATTCCGGTTGAACAGGCGCGGGCGTTTATTGAAGAGTATTACCGTAATTTCCCCGGTGTAGCGAAGTGGCGGGAGCGGGCGTTTGCCGAGGCGAGGTCTCAGGGGTTTGTGCGCACAATTGCCGGCCGCATCAGACCGGTGCCCGGAGTGATGAGTTCAGACCGGCAAACGGTTGAGGCGGCACAACGAGCGGCGCTAAACGCTCCGATGCAGGGGTCAGCAGCCGATATTATGAAGAAAGCGATGATTGCCATTGACCAACGGATGCGGGAGCAAGGTTTTAAGGGGGGAATTGTTATTCAGATTCACGACGAACTGGTTGTCGAAGTGGAGGAGGCGCGGGTTGATGAAGCAAAAGAGATTGTGAAGGGAGAGATGGAGGGTGCCTGGCGGCTGCGGGTACCGCTGGTTGTGGAATTGGGGGTTGGGCAGAATTGGGGGGAGGCGCATTAA
- the wecB gene encoding UDP-N-acetylglucosamine 2-epimerase (non-hydrolyzing), whose protein sequence is MGPHKVLFVFGTRPEAIKMAPVIQELKRFKSLFRTSVVVTAQHREILDRVLKIFGIKPDYDLGVMKENQSLTDVTVRVLRRLEPVLRKERPDLVMVQGDATSAFAAALAAYYQKIPVGHIEAGLRTRDKYAPFPEEVNRRFITTVADFHFAPTEWARENLLQEGVDPHRIYVTGNTVIDALYWIRKKQKRKSQRESKLRVLLLTLHRRESFGKPLMAICRAILALIKRNPDIEVIYPVHPNPNVRQPVKALLGGRERIHLVAPLDYPDFVRVLERCYLVLTDSGGVTEEAPALGKPVLILREKTERPEAVRAGVAKLVGIEPKTVVNETERLLRHPLAYRRMQGKGSPYGDGKAAQRIRRLLLKVLPQVDK, encoded by the coding sequence ATGGGACCGCATAAGGTGCTTTTTGTGTTCGGGACCAGGCCGGAAGCGATTAAAATGGCACCGGTGATACAGGAGTTAAAAAGGTTCAAAAGTTTATTCCGAACATCGGTGGTGGTTACGGCACAACACCGGGAGATACTTGACCGGGTTCTGAAAATTTTTGGTATCAAACCCGATTACGACCTCGGTGTAATGAAAGAAAATCAGAGTCTAACCGATGTGACGGTGCGGGTGTTGCGACGGCTGGAGCCGGTTTTAAGGAAGGAAAGACCTGATTTGGTGATGGTTCAGGGCGATGCCACAAGTGCATTTGCCGCGGCACTTGCCGCTTATTATCAGAAAATACCGGTTGGCCACATCGAGGCGGGATTGCGTACCCGGGACAAGTATGCTCCGTTTCCTGAAGAGGTTAATCGGCGATTTATTACCACGGTTGCTGATTTCCATTTCGCCCCAACCGAGTGGGCACGGGAAAATCTTTTACAGGAAGGGGTTGACCCGCACCGTATCTATGTAACGGGCAATACGGTGATTGATGCCCTGTACTGGATTCGAAAAAAGCAAAAACGGAAGAGCCAGCGGGAAAGCAAACTACGGGTTTTACTCCTGACATTGCATCGGCGGGAGAGTTTTGGGAAGCCTTTGATGGCAATATGTCGGGCGATTTTGGCGTTAATAAAGCGGAATCCGGACATTGAAGTAATTTATCCGGTTCACCCCAACCCTAATGTTCGGCAACCAGTTAAGGCGCTATTAGGGGGAAGGGAAAGAATTCATTTGGTGGCACCGCTGGACTATCCAGATTTTGTGCGTGTTCTGGAGCGTTGTTACCTCGTGCTCACCGATTCCGGCGGTGTTACCGAGGAAGCACCTGCCCTTGGCAAACCGGTGCTGATATTAAGAGAAAAAACGGAAAGGCCTGAGGCGGTTAGGGCTGGAGTTGCAAAACTGGTCGGAATCGAGCCGAAAACGGTCGTTAATGAAACAGAGAGATTGTTGCGTCACCCGCTTGCCTATCGGCGGATGCAGGGAAAGGGTAGCCCGTATGGCGATGGCAAGGCAGCCCAAAGAATACGAAGGTTGCTTTTAAAGGTGTTGCCACAGGTTGACAAGTAA